The Setaria viridis chromosome 9, Setaria_viridis_v4.0, whole genome shotgun sequence sequence atagatattattatgcacctagacatagtgtatatctaaactaaaaagttaaaacggACTATAATTTGGAAAGAAGGAAGTATTTAGCATTAGTAACAGTGCTGCAGGTTTTAAATTGCCTGCTCTGGCTCTCTGGAATGTGTTGCATGTTCGGCTATattccttttcttattttcttgaGCACCCTTTGCATCCCTGTACATTTTTATTCTCTCAAGATGGATGTTCCAAAGTGTATTACGTGCTTCCTTTGATGTTTACATCAATCAGGATCTTCCTTGTTCAACTCAAGTTTTCCCCAGGTGAAACTGGGCCTAGCCTTCTCAATGATTTCCTTCATGAAATAACCTTTTTCTTGAATAAGAAAagtttttttcctaaaaaaacatTGCAGTAACCACACACAAAATTAATGCTTCCATCACTAATGGAAAAAGGGTACATCCTACAGCATGAAGAAACCTATGCAGCTTCCTGCTAAGGGAACTTAAACACAAGCAACCACAAGTAATAACTCACAAAAGATGTAGCATCGCATAAAAAGTACTAGATTGCTCAGGATGGGTACTGATGTGCATCAAACCATGGATTATTTCAAAGCACAAAACGACAAAGTAACCCACAAGGTACCAGCAGAAAAAACAAGGGTCACCATTTTCTACTGCTACTAACTAAAGCTGCTCCCTGGAGATGATATGGACCTTCATGGTAAGCTTCTTCTGGTTCTTCTTCAGTTCGAACAAGCAGATATCACCGGCTCGCAGACCATTGCCACGAACAAATTTGGGCCAGCCTCCGCTTAGAAACCACCTGCGAACCCTTTGAAACACCATTTTGATCTTCCATATCTTTCCCAAGCAGTGGAGCACCATGGTTTGCCCTTTAGCTGGAAGATGCACAGCAGCAGCATATCGCGAACCAAATTCCTGATGAGTTACAGATGGAGAATTTAGGAAAACATTGGCAGGTTGACATTTGAAGGATTAAGTTTTAGGTTTATACTATTGACTTTGTATGGTTAATCTTCTTGGGTGGAATAAGTTATCTCAATTATGTGGTAACAAATACTTTGCTGATACAAAAGCAGATGAACCGCCTGGCATTCATACGAACAAAAAGTCATGTCCACCTTAAACAGGTTAAGATGAACGGAACAAAACCTGAAGAATGGAAAACATAATTCAAgataaaaaagaattaaacttACTTGCATGTAAGCAAGGCTGCTCTTCGTCATGATTGCTACGTAAATTGGAACCTCACATTGGATGTCTCGCACTCTCTCTTCAACAATCTTCTTTTGGGATTTAGATAGACGACTCTTGCCTGGTAAAATGTAGGGAGGTTGAGATGGACCACCAGAGTCCTGGCCGCTCTCCAGAGATTCATGAGAAATTTCATGCATGTCACTTTCCAAGGAAACATGTTCTCCTGCAGATAGGTTTAGGCTGTAAGAAAGGAATAATTCAAAATGCAACTGACTTTCTACTATTTTGCTACAATACCGTCAGTTGGTTCCTCCTTATGGATTTCTGAAGCCATATTTGCACTAGGTGCAGCAAGGCATGGGCCAACCCTTTGAAAACCAGCTCCACGCCTGCCTGAATGAGTAGCTGTTGCACGAAGTAGGTAGACTATAAACGTGAATCTCCCGCCATTTGTCGGTAAAAAGAGGCAGATATCTCTCTCCTGCACATGATTGTCACGGACAAAGTCTAACCACTGCCCTCGAAGCATGTACACGCTCCTATCTTTTCTTGTGTAGAATTTGGGATGCCACTTTTTGCTCTTGCCTGGTCTATGAAGCGTGACATTTGCGTTTCCATGTGGAAAATGTGCAAATGCATATTCCTTGGTAATAGCCTGATTAAAGATTGAACATGATGTGATGTAAACGAACAACCAAGAATATTAAACAAAATCATTTCAGTTGTCAGTAAAAggtttgttcaaaaaaaatatgttcgTTGTCAGTAAATGAAAAAAAGTATCATTTGTCTGCAGTCCACACATGTTTAGAAGGCTCATGAGAATTTGAAGAGATAATTGAATTTCACCCATACTTATGGCAGCATGTACTGCAACAGCTACAACAAAAGAATTAATGTTGGGAGGAGTGACTTGCTATTCGACAGAAGTGAACTTACGACAAAAGGATTCGGGGGATGAACATGGCACTTCTGCATGACTGCAATGTAAACAGTAATTTCAGGTTGAATCTCCTGGATAAGCGCAATTACTCTCTCCTTTTGTTCTTCAGATAAATGACTTCGACATGATATAACATAATCTGCCCCTGGGGGAGTCTGAAGATCATCtgactcaaaagattcgtttTCAGATGGAatgtcatctcctgcacaaatTAACACAACAGGCTACAGGAATAAGCAGCATAAATTCTGAGTCAAATATGCAAGTAACTTAAATAACTGTATTACCTGACCCGCCAGATGATGAGGATGTTACAGCCATCTTTGATGTTTTCCCGTGTCGATTGGAGCTACCCTTCACACACCTAGCAGCTCTTTCACTTCCTGACGATTCTGTGGTATCATATTGAGAGCTGCTTGAAATATCAACAGAATCTACACTTCTTTTTCCAACATTTGGTGTAGTTTTTATGCCAGAACAGCAAAACATTTTCTCACAACCATCAGAATCAAGGATCAGAACCTTGAAAACAGAGTTCTCAATGTTCCGAAACAGCAATGAATCATTCTCTTCTATATGATGGGcatcaacaaatgcctcccaccCATGCCTTAGCACCATCTTCCTATAACGTTCCGTAACTTCAACATCATATAGACTACCATTAGCGGATTCTAATTTGATAGTTCCAGACAACTTTCCTGCGAAATGCTTCAGAAATCTGTTCGGTATGGTCTGTAATAATATCAAAAGGAATTGATGTAACTAGAGTAGCTCCTTGCCAGACCAACCTTAAACAATGTAATCTATGACATGTTAATCAGGAATCATAAGTAAACAGATATTGGTTACATGGGTAGTTTCAACACTGGCGGTCAGTAGAACCCACACCACGAAACATATACTCATGAGATGCACAGAAACCAGGAGGTGCAACATTTAATTAACAATACAGCATCTATACTATTCAGATTGACATGATTTGTCAACCATCAGAAGATTTGTAAGGCAAAACAAAATGATGAGCATCATGTGCGTGCGATTGATGCAGATGTTATCTACTTTACTCAGCAAGTAGTAATAATCAGTATGTGCAACGATGCTAAGATACATGAAAAGCTTTGCCTAATGTGGCACGATATAGAAGTCAACACTTGATGAACCTCTGCAATTTAAATTATCTCTCACTGTGATGACCATCGTAGGGGTGTTACTTTTCCCAATGTTCAGGTAGCAGTAACACACCATTCAGTTTGGCTAGCTCAAATCAAGTTAATCAAAGTGCTAAGTACAGTTCCCACTTTCTAAATCCAAATTTACGTTGGTATGGAAATATGAAAAAGACAAGGTATGATAACAAACATATCAAACATGGGGAACGATTACCATGCTATGTTTAGTATTGGCAGTCATCCGCATGAGGAAGCAGCTCATTGTTTGATTCTTTTCATCCAAATGGTCCAAGTACTTTTGGCAGCAATCACAAGGTTTCTTCATTCGGGAACCATCATTCCTACCCATGTCAACTGGAATTATTACAGTTTATATTAGATGCATATTCAATTAGAAATCTTTGATGCACTACTCGCACGTTTCCAGTAGAACAAAATCTTAACACCACATCACGAAGGTAGTTTGCCTCCATAAAGACGAGTTCCTTGACAAAGGAATCACCTTTCTTTTTTCTGGAGCACATTACAGAGGTTGCAACTCTTTGCTATGCATCGTTCAACAAAGCAATGTGAATTACATTTAgatgctgcaagcctgcaatcGAGCACCCAGAATATAACCTATTCTGGAAATCAGCTCAAAAGAAGCGGTTCATATGCTACTACCACAAAAAACCAGGCTCAAAATCAAACAAGAACTACCATGCAAATGGCTGAATAAATCGAAGTTTCTCTTCACTCGCTCTCTCTTACATTACCGATGCTCATAGGAGAAGAGAAAACGCCTTCACCTTTGCGTAGCAGCTCCACCGAAGAATGGTGATGCAGAGGATAAGCCCCAAAGCTACTAGGACCATATATACACGCACAAGCCATGAAGCCAGTCATTCATCATTACATGGATAGAAAAAACAAGTGGTGGATGCAGAGGTAAACATTTCTCTTTTGGAAAGAACTTGATGGAATGACAGTACAGCAAAAGATGGCAGGGAATCTGCAGAAGCTGTCATGATTTCCTCTCCTAGCAACTAGCAATCCCAAGAAATGAAGAAATGGAGTACACTTGAATTTCTAATTCAGTAATAGATTCCGCAGTACAATAGAATAAGAATTAAGAAATGTAGTATACTGTGGCACAGCAGATGAAACAACTTGAAGAAATGGAATGGTAATATTACAAAGAAAATAAGGTACCTAAGTTAAGGTTTTCTATGCATGCCTATGCCTGTGTCCAATCGCTTCTCCAGAGTTGCAGCAATCACTCCTTGCAACACGGTACGTCGATATCGACCATTTGTGAGGGGAGAAGAACATGGAGCCCAGGAGTCGGAAGCATTTCAACTTCCAAGTGCATTTAATCGTATGAGTTAAAGCCCTCACAGACGTGATGATTAATGTGGGGGAAGTTGGAGGGACTAAAAGATCAGAAAATATGCTCATGTGAACTCAGCCACGAGCCCATAGAGAACACTGACGACTTCAGAATCTTTCAGGGGATTTCCTGGGCAGCAGAGTAATATACCATcgagtcttttttttttaacgaaccggAGAGCTGCTAATTATATTAACTTTACAAACTGTAGGCTTGgcctggaaaaagaaaaacgaaaaCAAACAACCGCGCGGCACAGGACATGTTAGGTCCGGCCAGCAAGAGTGGCGAGGTGATTAGCCCCCGCCATAATCCAGCTATCTAAGTCATCTCTAACTCTGAATAAAACATTGTCGCTTGTTGCTTCTTTTCGATAAAAAATCCTGGCGTTTCTTTCCTTCCAGATTATCCAGGAGGTTAACATGATTAAGGAGCACATGCCTTTGCGCGAGCTGGTAGCCGATCTTGCCATTCTTGTCCACCACTCATGTAGGTCACCATCTTGTTGCATCCATTCCCTCGGGTGCACTGTTGGGATTGCTAGCCATTCCGAGATTGATGCCCAAATCTTCTTAGTGAATCTGCAGTCGGCAAGGAGGTGTATCGCCGTTTCAGACTGATTCCTACAGAGTGGGCACGTTGATTGGTTCGCCCAGCCTCTTGCTTGTAGTCTGTCTGCTGTGCACAGCCTGTTTTGAACGGCCAGCCAGTAGAAAATCTTGCAGCTTGCGGACGCCCACGTCCGCCAAATGAGCGTGTCAAAATTTGTTATCACGGATCCAAGGAACTGAGCATTGTAAGCCGATTTGGGCAAGTAGTTCCCATCGGCCGTGAGTTTCCAAGTGATTTCGTCCTGCGTCCCCTAGTTTAGGTTGATGGTTTGGGTTGCCTTCCATAGGTCGATAAATTGTTGTAGGTGTTGTAGTGAGAAGCCTGAATGATGGAGGTTGAGGTCCTTAATCCAGTTGGAGTTCGTCAATGCATCGCTAgcattctttgtttttttcttggaGATCATGAACAGATTCGGCGCGAAGTCAATTGGCCTCCGACCTTGAAACCAGCCGCTGTGCCAAAAGGATGTCATATTCCCGTTGCCAAATGTTATTGTTGTTGCTGCCGCAAAAAGCTTCTTGTCTGTTTTGTTGCACGGGATCCCCGATCCTATCCACGGCTTGTCCTGTTCTTTTCATTCTTGCCATAACCACCGTAGCCTGAGACTTCTAGCAAATTGCTTGAGGTTGAGGATGCCCAGGCCACCCAACCGGGTTGGCCGGGCGGAACGTATCCAGTTCACTTTACATTTCCCACCCGTGATTGCTACCGCGCCGGCCCAAAAAAATCTCTTCCGTATGGTGTCAATTTCTTCCAGTATAGCTTTAGGCGCATCCATTGCTATTAGGAGGTAGACTGACTGTGACGTGAGCACTGCTTTGACTAGGGTGAGACGGCCCGCCGGTGCTATGTTCTTTGCAGTCAGCTTCCCGATGGCTTTGTGGCTCGGTGAGGACACCAATGTCCTCTTTGGTCGGATTTACGAAGAGTACCGTGTCATCCGCATACATGGAGATCCTGATGTTTAGGCTTCTTCCTCTTAGTTTGCTGAGTAGGCCTTTCTCCGTCACCAAGTGCAACAGCGCTCTAAGAGGTTCAATAGCGATGACAAATAGCAGCGGGAAGAGCGGATCCCCTTGGCGGAGACCTCGTCCGTGAGAGATCGGCCCATTTGGGATTCCATTTAACATGACCCGCGACGAAGAGGTGGATAGGAGTGCCGCGATCCAATCTCTCCACCTAGTTGGGAAACCCAGCTTCTCCAACAAAGTTAGCAGATAGTCCCATCTCACCGAGTCAAAAGCTTTGGCGATGTCAAGTTTTAAGAAAAGCGTCGGGATTTTGTTGCAATGGAATCGTCTGGCCATGTTACGGACGGATAGGAAACTGTCATGTTACTTCTTTTTTTTGATGAAAGCGCTTTGCGTTGGGGAGATTATTGTTCTGATGTGCGGGGCAAGCCTTAGAGCTAACGTTTTAGTGATAATCTTGATGAAAAAGTGGACGAGACTGATTGGTCTGAAATCCGCCACTAACTCAGCTTCGTATTTTTTTGGCAGTGGAACAATGTTGGCCATGTTGATCAACGACAAGCTCCCCGTGCGAAGGTTGTGGAAGGCATTTGCCGCctctacgacatcaacctttaTGATTTCCCAGCAGCCCTTGAAGAAGGCCCCTGTAAATCCATCCGGTCCAGGGCCTCGTCGCTCGGCATTTCGAAGAAGGCCCTCTTTAGCGTGGCCTCCTCGAAAGGCTCATCCAGATTTTGAATGTTTAGTGTTGGTAGCTGCAGTTTGTTCCGGTCGATATCCACCGCGCGTTGGTTTGGCTGGCCCATCATTTTTGCGAAATGATCCTGCACCACCTTTGccttttcttcatttttgatTGCCCACCCCGCTTCATTCTTTAGTCTCTGAACATGATTCTTGCGCCGCCTGCCGTTGATCTTGCGGTGGAAATATTTTGTGTTTGCGTCCCCTAGCTTTAGGTTTGTAACACGTGACGCTTGTCGTGTCCTAGCGCGCTCAATGACTGCAAGGCCAAGTACCCTGCGCTTGAGTTTTTGACGCAGCGTTGTCTCGCCAGCGGAGAGTGGTCAGAGCTCTTGTTCCAGTTGGAGAATGACGTCCGCGGCCATGAGAAGTAAAATTCTGACAtcagggaaattttttttgttccATTCGCGGGAGTCCTTCAGCTACGGCGCCGAGTTTATGGTATAGGCGGTTGAAAGGTTCATGATTCTTGGTTGGAGAATTCCAGGCTGCCTGGACAACTTTAGTGAACCCCGGCAATTTGAGCCGGTGGTTTTCAAACTTGAAAGTTCGAGGTCATCGCAGGCCACTTTGATTTGTTAGTAGCAATGGGCAGTGATCCGAGTGTGACGTGGATAAAGCATGGAGGACGTGCATTTGGAAAAGAGCGTCCCACTCCACGTTCCACTCCGCGTTGCGGAAGATGCGGGCTTGATCAGGGTCGGGCTCTGTTGCTCATTGCTCCAGGTAAATTTGCGGTGTGGGAGGTGTATTTCCTTGAGCTCGCACTCACTAAGCGCATCCTGAAAGAGCTGACATAAGACGACGATTTAGGTTTGAGTTGTTTTTATCGATCGTTTTGTAAATGAGGTTGAAATCTCCCGTGATGACCTATTTCGTTCCCTGTGCCGGCACTATGGAGCACATTTCTGCTAGGAAGGCGACTTTGTGGTTGTGTCGTGACGGGTTGTAGACGTTTGAGAGGTGAAACCGGGTGCCACATTCCCGTCGCTGTATCGTTGCCGATATGTAATAATGACAATTTCTAAGACGTCCACCTGATCATCGTTCCACAGGAGAAGGAGCCCTGCTCTGGTTCCTGACGGCCCGTCGGCAGGTTTGAAGACATATTTCGTTAGCTTGAAACCTCCCAGGTAGCATGCAGTGTGTGCATCAACAGATTGGAGCTTAGTCTCCTGAAAGCAAGCTATGTGGCAAGGTGTGGATGCAATGGTCTGGTGAACCAAGTCCTTGCAAGCTTGCTGGTTTAAACCGCGGACATTTCACCGTCTAGAGGAAAATTGGTTCTATAACATCGAAAGATTAGCATATTCAGAAAATACCATAAAAAATTTGTCGCTCCGTAAAATAGCATCGAAAGAATGAACTGTTACCCTAAACTACCACTATGTCACGTTTGCCATTCACGCCGTCTGTCCGTACGTCAAAACGCCACTTCCTCGCCCTCCCGAACGACCATGGCAGGTTCTGCGCCGGGCGCAGGCCCGCGCGCCTCGCCGAGAGGCCGCGAGGCTGGCATCTGCGCCTCCGCCCGCGTTGAGCTCGCCTCCCCTGCGAAGCTGAAAGCTTGGCACGTCGATCTCGCGGTGAAGCTCGAAGCTCCACATGGCCGCCACAGCCGCGAGTTTCGCGGAACCAGTTGCAACCTGCCAGTCTGCCGCTGTCGATGGCATATAACGCGTCGGCCTGCACCGTGGAGGTGGTGACTGCGAGCTGCAAGGAGCAGTAGTCGATAGTGCAGTAGGCCGGTGACGCTATGGCGACCTGACCCAAGGGACCGCGGGGATGGGCGTATGCTGCGAGCAGGCGCCGGCAAGCTCAGCGTGGGCCTTCAAGTCACTGACTTGCTTCTGCGGCTGGCAGTCATTGACCAAAACGCTAAGCAGCAGCAATCCATCACCAAGCTCCAGCTCCTCTGCAAGTCTGCATCCGAGCTCCCCTTCTTTCTATCTCTCTGCACCAACACATGCTTCCTCAAATCCACCAACCAGAGCAGTAAGAACTAAGAATGCTATTTATCAGGCAAAATAATACAACTACCACAGCGCCACCAGgatgttcgatgaaatgccgCACCTCGCACTCGCCCTCGCGCTCGCGCTCTACCTCCGCGCATTTTCTCCGTCCACGCATATGCTCTTGAGTCTCGACTGCCACAGCTGCAGATACTGTCACTACTTGCTCACGTGGGAGAACACCGGAAGAGAGAGATGAGGGAGAGAGGCCCCAAGCTAACTGGCCGCCAGGGAGAGAAGAACGAGCGAGTGTCACCGAAGC is a genomic window containing:
- the LOC117837087 gene encoding B3 domain-containing protein Os03g0619800 codes for the protein MVITTIPNRFLKHFAGKLSGTIKLESANGSLYDVEVTERYRKMVLRHGWEAFVDAHHIEENDSLLFRNIENSVFKVLILDSDGCEKMFCCSGIKTTPNVGKRSVDSVDISSSSQYDTTESSGSERAARCVKGSSNRHGKTSKMAVTSSSSGGSGNTPVVLICAGDDIPSENESFESDDLQTPPGADYVISCRSHLSEEQKERVIALIQEIQPEITVYIAVMQKCHVHPPNPFVAITKEYAFAHFPHGNANVTLHRPGKSKKWHPKFYTRKDRSVYMLRGQWLDFVRDNHVQERDICLFLPTNGGRFTFIVYLLRATATHSGRRGAGFQRVGPCLAAPSANMASEIHKEEPTDGEHVSLESDMHEISHESLESGQDSGGPSQPPYILPGKSRLSKSQKKIVEERVRDIQCEVPIYVAIMTKSSLAYMQDTVCEVCGNIGYKHLLVCCRDCKCSAVHLYCLDKVIFDASLAEWWCDECLQRRGEVPCSRSLERVSSQRSPNHDHFGSTVQQQVTKRVKSAKNAGPRRKSKEDIPSAKYSLDSDDLQASSKAHYVLSYRSYLSEAQKQRVMAFIKEIQPKITVFVAVMLKRNVQPPGPFLELGVRYAAAHLPASGQAVALQCMGKTWITQMVIHNGRRWFLNGGWVRFARDNGLRVGDICLFELKKNKRKLTMKVHIISREQSSLK